A genomic segment from Branchiostoma floridae strain S238N-H82 chromosome 7, Bfl_VNyyK, whole genome shotgun sequence encodes:
- the LOC118419191 gene encoding nudC domain-containing protein 2-like isoform X1, translating into MADFEERIDVVECKAPWGCWYQTLEEVVAEVTLEPGTKAKEIKCKLSGKKLTTVVRGKEIMNGTVAGNVVTDDFLWTVEDNKLLRIVITKSDRTGRDCWQSLLQGQYPADPQVYDDMEKKLTMERVQRETQGIENTTSWEQVWQWDAARKNMIAIANAE; encoded by the exons ATGGCGGATTTTGAGGAGAGAATTGACGTTGTGGAGTGTAAAGCGCCTTGGGGCTGCTGGTACCAGACACTGGAGGAGGTGGTGGCGGAGGTAACGCTGGAACCAGGCACGAAAGCGAAGGAAATCAAGTGTAAACTGAGCGGGAAGAAGTTGACAACGGTCGTGAGGGGGAAGGAGATAATGAAT GGTACCGTTGCTGGAAATGTTGTCACAGATGACTTCCTTTGGACAGTTg AGGACAACAAGTTGCTGAGGATAGTCATCACCAAGAGTGACCGCACAGGCCGAGACTGTTGGCAGTCCCTCCTGCAGGGTCAGTATCCCGCTGACCCGCAGGTGTACGACGACATGGAGAAGAAACTGACCATGGAGAGAGTCCAGAGAGAG ACCCAGGGCATAGAGAACACCACCTCCTGGGAGCAGGTATGGCAGTGGGACGCAGCCAGGAAGAATATGATCGCAATTGCCAATGCAGAGT AA
- the LOC118419770 gene encoding phosphoglucomutase-2-like translates to MATETGVGGAGAGETLPSVGDAELDGLVRQWMAWDKTEATRGVLKQLVLDKNVDEIRSRLSQRMAFGTAGLRSRMGMGFSQMNDLTILQTAQGFLRYLQKTFPDLQKTGLVIGYDSRHNSQRFAQLTAGIFLHAEVPVFLFSKICPTPYVPYSVLHLGCSAGVMVTASHNPKEDNGYKVYWNNGSQITSPHDKGIASSIDANLEPWPTSWDVSICEQSPLCQDPMDRITKAYYQDIQNYCCHRENNQKTSVKFTYTAMHGVGYQFEVQAFQAFSLPSVIPVEEQIIPDPEFPTVKFPNPEEGKSALDLSMQTAEKHGSSVILANDPDADRLAVAEKQNGSWKVFTGNELGALLGWWAWKCWRQKNPDKDAKDVWMIASTVSSKILRAIAIKESFNFEETLTGFKWMGNKADELMKKGQTVLLAFEEAIGFMYGTNVLDKDGISASVVMAEMTCWLASQNISLTQQLGRIFETYGYHTSENSYYICHDPPTITKMFERMRNWDGKTGQYPSSCGPYKIKHIRDLTAGYDNSKPDNKPVLPTSKASQMITFSFENGCVATLRTSGTEPKIKYYTEMCLPPGTGGSPESVAAELHAMVETMVKELLQPEVNGLIARSG, encoded by the exons ATGGCGACGGAGACCGGAGTGGGCGGAGCGGGCGCGGGGGAAACCCTGCCGTCTGTGGGCGACGCGGAGCTGGACGGGCTCGTACGGCAGTGGATGGCGTGGGACAAG ACCGAGGCTACCCGAGGGGTTCTGAAGCAGCTGGTGCTTGACAAAAATGTGGATGAAATCCGGAGCAGGCTAAGCCAGCGGATGGcatttggaactgcag GTCTGCGGTCCAGGATGGGAATGGGTTTTTCCCAGATGAACGACCTCACCATTTTACAAACAGCGCAG GGTTTTCTACGCTACCTGCAGAAGACGTTTCCAGACTTGCAGAAAACAGGACTTGTCATTGGTTACGACAGTCGACACAACAGTCAAAG GTTTGCCCAGCTGACTGCAGGGATTTTCCTGCATGCTGAGGTTCCAGTCTTTCTTTTCTCCAAGATCTGTCCCACTCCCTATGTG CCTTACAGCGTTCTCCATCTTGGTTGTTCTGCTGGTGTCATGGTTACTGCCTCCCACAACCCGAAGGAGGACAACGGATACAAGGTTTACTGGAACAACGGGTCACAG ATCACCTCTCCCCATGACAAGGGCATCGCCAGCTCCATCGATGCCAACCTGGAGCCGTGGCCCACATCTTGGGACGTCTCCATCTGTGAGCAGAGCCCGCTGTGTCAGGATCCCATGGACAGGATCACCAAGGCTTACTATCAGGACATACAGAACTACTGTTGCCATAG GGAAAACAACCAGAAGACAAGTGTGAAGTTCACGTACACAGCCATGCACGGGGTCGGGTACCAGTTTGAAGTTCAGGCCTTCCAGGCCTTCAGCCTGCCCAGCGTTATACCTGTGGAGGAACAG ATCATACCAGACCCTGAGTTCCCAACAGTTAAGTTTCCCAACCCAGAGGAGGGCAAAAGTGCCCTG GACCTGTCTATGCAGACGGCAGAGAAACACGGCAGTTCTGTGATCCTGGCCAACGACCCTGATGCAGACAGACTGGCAGTGGCTGAAAAACAAAA TGGTTCCTGGAAGGTTTTTACCGGAAATGAGCTCGGTGCTCTGCTGGGCTGGTGGGCATGGAAGTGCTGGAGACAGAAGAACCCAGACAAAG ATGCCAAAGATGTCTGGATGATAGCCAGTACTGTGTCGTCTAAGATTCTCAGGGCCATCGCAATCAAGGAATCCTTCAACTTTGAG GAAACACTTACTGGCTTTAAATGGATGGGAAACAAAGCGGATGAGTTGATGAAGAAGGGACAAACTGTGCTCCTTGCATTTGAAGAGGCCATAG GGTTTATGTACGGCACCAATGTGCTGGATAAGGATGGCATCAGTGCGTCTGTGGTAATGGCTGAGATGACATGTTGGCTGGCCAGTCAGAATATCAGCCTCACACAGCAACTAGGCAGGATCTTTGAAAC CTATGGTTACCACACGTCAGAGAACTCCTACTACATCTGCCACGACCCGCCCACCATCACCAAGATGTTTGAGAGGATGAGGAACTGGGATGGCAAGACTGGCCAG TACCCTAGTTCATGTGGTCCATATAAAATCAAGCACATACGGGACTTGACAGCAGGGTACGACAACAGCAAGCCAGACAACAAGCCG GTACTCCCCACCAGCAAGGCGAGTCAGATGATCACCTTCTCCTTTGAGAATGGCTGTGTGGCGACCTTGAGAACCAGCGGGACGGAGCCCAAGATCAAATACTACACAGAGATGTGCCTGCCGCCCGGCACTGGAGG TTCGCCAGAGTCGGTAGCTGCAGAGCTCCATGCGATGGTGGAGACCATGGTGAAGGAACTCCTCCAGCCTGAAGTGAACGGGCTGATCGCCAGGAGTGGTTAA
- the LOC118419191 gene encoding nudC domain-containing protein 2-like isoform X3 gives MADFEERIDVVECKAPWGCWYQTLEEVVAEVTLEPGTKAKEIKCKLSGKKLTTVVRGKEIMNGTVAGNVVTDDFLWTVEDNKLLRIVITKSDRTGRDCWQSLLQGQYPADPQVYDDMEKKLTMERVQREDLPSESV, from the exons ATGGCGGATTTTGAGGAGAGAATTGACGTTGTGGAGTGTAAAGCGCCTTGGGGCTGCTGGTACCAGACACTGGAGGAGGTGGTGGCGGAGGTAACGCTGGAACCAGGCACGAAAGCGAAGGAAATCAAGTGTAAACTGAGCGGGAAGAAGTTGACAACGGTCGTGAGGGGGAAGGAGATAATGAAT GGTACCGTTGCTGGAAATGTTGTCACAGATGACTTCCTTTGGACAGTTg AGGACAACAAGTTGCTGAGGATAGTCATCACCAAGAGTGACCGCACAGGCCGAGACTGTTGGCAGTCCCTCCTGCAGGGTCAGTATCCCGCTGACCCGCAGGTGTACGACGACATGGAGAAGAAACTGACCATGGAGAGAGTCCAGAGAGAG GACCTTCCATCGGAATCTGTATAG
- the LOC118419191 gene encoding nudC domain-containing protein 2-like isoform X2, whose product MADFEERIDVVECKAPWGCWYQTLEEVVAEVTLEPGTKAKEIKCKLSGKKLTTVVRGKEIMNGTVAGNVVTDDFLWTVEDNKLLRIVITKSDRTGRDCWQSLLQGQYPADPQVYDDMEKKLTMERVQRENPGLNFADAEISGNYQGGGPQWDK is encoded by the exons ATGGCGGATTTTGAGGAGAGAATTGACGTTGTGGAGTGTAAAGCGCCTTGGGGCTGCTGGTACCAGACACTGGAGGAGGTGGTGGCGGAGGTAACGCTGGAACCAGGCACGAAAGCGAAGGAAATCAAGTGTAAACTGAGCGGGAAGAAGTTGACAACGGTCGTGAGGGGGAAGGAGATAATGAAT GGTACCGTTGCTGGAAATGTTGTCACAGATGACTTCCTTTGGACAGTTg AGGACAACAAGTTGCTGAGGATAGTCATCACCAAGAGTGACCGCACAGGCCGAGACTGTTGGCAGTCCCTCCTGCAGGGTCAGTATCCCGCTGACCCGCAGGTGTACGACGACATGGAGAAGAAACTGACCATGGAGAGAGTCCAGAGAGAG AATCCAGGGCTGAACTTTGCCGATGCTGAAATATCAGGAAACTACCAGGGAGGAGGACCCCAGTGGGACAAATAA
- the LOC118419189 gene encoding uncharacterized protein LOC118419189 — translation MAEGSSLDSFKQLESVLDAIIEEKVASHVQDIRAEQQELRETVKRLESERISPKKTQAKAQSADEQEEDGDRKDNTKILQRFLEMVITKDTPITSVPGAKNALESLKKSGQCTKAINLMDKFIFLNGDEIGFKKLLIEHGAKDYHAGRTYRAIKEKLKNMCS, via the exons ATGGCAGAGGGCTCCTCTCTCGACAGCTTCAAGCAGTTGGAATCTGTGCTGGATGCTATCATTGAGGAAAAGGTGGCCAGTCATGTGCAGGATATTCGTGCTGAGCAACAGGAACTACGCGAGACTGTGAAACGCCTGGAAAGTGAGCGTATCTCACcaaaaaag ACCCAAGCAAAGGCCCAAAGTGCTGATGAACAAGAGGAGGATGGAGATAGAA AGGACAACACGAAGATTTTGCAACGATTTCTAGAAATGGTTATTACTAAAGATACACCCATCACATCTGTTCCTGGGGCCAAAAATGCACTCGAAAGCTTGAAGAAATCTGGACAATGCACCAAG GCTATCAATCTAATGGACAAGTTCATCTTTCTGAATGGAGATGAGATTGGGTTTAAAAAGTTGCTTATAGAACATGGTGCCAAAGATTATCATGCAGGCAGGACTTACCGTGCCATCAAAGAGAAGCTCAAAAACATGTGTTCCTAA